acattatcgggcctccgtcttaacGAAATGggtttgtaaataattattagaaatatttacgagtctagtatgtttaatttggttttaattaagtgaatttagcttaattaagataaaataggaaGAAGGACTTGATTGAATAAaggataaaagttgaattatagattaaaagaaaatataaaggaccaaaatgaaaaatatgtcaTTAAGTAATTGTTGAGGCGGCAAAACAATGAGAAAAATCTAaagattttaatgatttaagttattattaattaatattagaatataatagtataaattattatttaactgattgatattatcttattaaattaatgaaatatgtataaattaaaactaaatgtatgataataaaatatacatgtgtaataaaaataagcatacatggatttaaattacttattatttaagtaaacatatatttattatttattattaagtaaaatatatttattaattaaataattatattataagattttatgtgataaataaattaaaacatgacaAATGTATGATGATGGTATAGTACATGtgtaaatataagtaatattacacttgtaataaatatattgatttttaaatagatatttactaagttattatattattattaaacaaataaagcataaaaacaaaagcaaataaaacaaagaaggaAACCAAAACAGAATAGGCAATTCGAAAGTACcagggaaaagaagaaaagaaagaaaaaggaaaaactagaGTTTGGAAGGTTTAAGCtttaattggtaagtcaattaattcctttttacttaaatttgatgttttagaagatttagaacaaagttttgttgaaattaagttgaggttttggaagtttttaggtttttgaacatagttcatgttgaacaaaataatgaatttggggtttaattgaataaattttaagttataattgattaaaggatcaaattgtaaactaggctataagttttgtgttgtagggattaaattgaaagaagttttaaattagggttttattatgaaCATTAGATAGTTAAGTATAATATGGaaggaaattgaatagaaataaagtatgaattgagttagaaaagtaaatgagttaattatgattaaattggaattagggtataaattggataaaattcaattattattaattagtgttgtattaataatgaaaaattattattatttttgtagctaacaaagaacccTAGGCATCGGCACACAAAGGAAATGAGAAGGCTATCGAGGattaaaacaagaaattcaaggtttgtattactataatttaaactactatttattaaatgttatatttaaatttatgtgtatggtaagtaaaattttaaggtaagtatcaatattaaaatgaatgaaattgagatgaagtatgattatgtatgaatatTAATAGTGTATTGTTGGAAAGTGGAAAATTATATCGAACTAAATTGTACattgaaagtgaaattgaaattgagaaagtgatttgaataccctattaactaatCGGGCTTATtcggatataattggcatgccatggGATTGGAAGAGTACGGTAATTTATCGGCTTTGCCGATCAGGCACTATATGTATTGTATTAGGCACTACGTGTGTCGtttcaggcactttatgtgttgTATACTGCTTCTGATATGTTGATCAGGTACTAAGTACGTTTTATTCACAATGTGCcgtattggtgtgtttggttggaatccaTGTATCCGCTAATGTCCGagtttgttaatagggtaaataatcgAAATGTgagaattgaataaatttgattgatCGTACGACTAAAAGTATAAGAAAGAAATTGTTAGTCGAATTGTGAGATTTGAAAACatgaacctaaggttcatgaattgatcaaattcaagttattaatatatgatattgttgatgaattattatatatgaaatatgaaactgaatgtaaattagttattctgagttataaaatttacatgtttaatgttatatgattaatttttataagtcaTTAAAGTTATAtagtttgaattatggtaataccactaagtatgaaatactcagcgtacggttgtttccgtgcgcaagTCAGTAGAAATCAAAGGTCCCGGTTCAGCATCCAGATTAATCCCGACTTCAGAGACAATTTGGTGATGTAATCTTTCTTTTGGTAaaagtggcatgtacttaggtatTGTATAAATTATGTACTTAAGTCTTGTAACTTTAGTTGTAAAATGATGTCTAATATGgattataagtatgaaatgaaataatatggCATATTTGGTAAATGTGACATGAAGCTAAAATGGAAATGAACGAAATTATtagttcaattaaaatatatttatgaatgATCAAGtagataaattgttaaattaatgttGTAGGCATAATTAGGCATGTTTGAGTGTGGAAATGTATAGGTTGTTATATTTGTTGCAAATTGGTTGTGGTCTGAAATTGCAGGGAATGTTAGATAATTATAaaagggttatattgagtttttttttttattttaaaaatttcagagTACTCGAACAAGTCCAGATTCACTTCTAATATGTAATATGGGCCTCGAAGGTCTAtgaaagggactaaatcaataaattataatatgtatgttatttatttgtgaatttaatcGTAAGTTATCCGatatgttcggtaatgcctcgtaaccctgttccagcAACGGTATGGGGGTTAAGGGATGTTACACAACCTATGATCAGGTATGCTtctacatttaattttattattaatggtttgacatgatagatcttagtttataatttattaagttttatatcaaattttattttacgatTGTAACAATAACGTCGTTGATTAATAAACTATAATAATCTAAaacctaaattttcaaaacatcttACTtacttgataatttttttgagaGTACTCTATATTAAATGCTTATTTTATGAGCATacaatttgttttatatatggTAAATTACACTTTTAAACACTCGAttattagtaaatatttttttagtcacTGATCATTAAATAGTTGGcataaatataacatgataattttaaaattagcataataataattttacgtCTAAACACGTATACatttgtgtcaatttagtcttaattctaaaaatttaaccccaatatttacacatagtgtaaactattttttattttatttttcctgtaACTTTttcacctaaaatttttaaaaataaatttatctactaaATTTAATCAGATATACACAAAAATAGAAACAccaaaaatctaatataataattttcctattttctcattctttaaaattaacccttaatgtcataaaaaagtttaacactgcaaaagaaaaaaaagaagacaaacTTACATAATGTGTAAATGTAGAGAATTAATTGTTTTGGAATCAATATTAAATTGGCGCATTATGTAACTATTGAGGTTAAAGTAATTATTATGTTAATCTTGAAAGTTGTTAAAGTTATATACTCGTTAGTACtttaaagatatataaaaaaatatagaatatttgaataaaaacatggaataattaaatcatcattttacaataaatgagattacattttacattttaccaCGTCTCCATTACTTTCCCGTAAAACCCAAAATCTAAGGAAAAGCAATTATTTTTGcaagaaaaagcaaaagaatATACGAGTCTGAAAAACCAATGAAAATGGTgctcaaattaatctcaaaattggCTTCATATTTCAAGATGTTACCTCAACCATTTAAGAGAAAAGACCATCAATTGtttgtttgagttttataatttctttcaattgtttttggaataaaatttaacttgtatACTTTTGTTGTTTATTGCAATATAGgtatcataataaaatatatattgatgatTTAGGTATTATATTGGATATTTTCAAAGTACAATATTAAATCGGATATCTTATGAAAGTACATGTAccataataaaaacatatattgataatttaaatgCCACATTAGATACAAATatcacattaaatattttatgaaaatacaaacaccaaatttgatattatcccaataatatatacttaaaaagCTGttgtaactttaaaaaaaaaatttctaagatATTTTGAACATGTTTTAGAAACTGGTCAAACCCTTTGTATACTTTTGAGTCAAAATATTGAAGATGAGGAATTAACTGCAGGTCGGTGAAAATAATGATCTACCTAAAAAGCAAAGCGGCTGAGCTTTTTcctaaagaaaaacaaatttggaTGGATGATCAATGAATGACAAGAAGAAAAGTTCCAAAATTTGTTAttgaatcatatttttcaatgaacATCCAGTTGGCCACTAGTTCTTAGGCCGGCAGTTGATTCTGATTCCAAATTTGGTCactgggtttttctttttaagtttggTTTTTTGTAAAACCATTGATTTTGACAACACCCCACGCGATAAAATAAAGTAACTATTCCTTCATCACCATTGTTTTTTGCTTCAATCATTTGAAGTGTCTTTTTTCGAGTATATTGAGGTTAGGTCTGGTTTTCCTTGTTGCTTTGAAATGTCACATATTTTTTACCCGCAAGAATGATTTATGCCTTGTTTCTCATCTGGGTTGCTGTCAGTTCAAGCTCTGCTCAACAGTTTTATGACCCATCTGGTTGTTCTTCCGATACCAGTAATCAAGGTTCAAGGTACACCTGCGATTCTGCCCAACAGCCATGCAGAACATTCTTAGTTTACAGAGCCAACCAACATTTCGGACACCAGAACCTGCTGAATATCTCTGCCTTGTTTCAGGTCGAATCTGACGAGTTGCTAGACTTGAACAACATAGCTTCACCTTTAGAAACTCTGAAACGAGGTAGAGAAGTTCTTGTCCCTATAAACTGTTCGTGTTCTGGAGAATACTTTCAGGCTAGTTTAAGCTACAGAGTCTCTGAAAGAACATCATTTCCAGAGATTGCTTGTGGAGTGTTCGAAGGGTTATTGAAATCCTTAACGCTGCTCCAGGAAAACCCATCTCAAGGGACTGATGTTGAGACTGGTGTTAAGCTTGATGTTCCTTTGAGATGTGCCTGTCCTGGTGGTTTTGCTCGTTTTAATGGAGTGAAATATCTTGTAACATACCCTATCCTGGAAGGAGATGGAATAACCCCATTAAGCATGAAGTTTAGCATCGCTCCTGAAGATTTATTGGCGGCTAACCATTTGGAACCCAAGTCGACTGTTTATCCCAACACAACTGTTTTAGTTCCTTTGAAATCAGATCCTGTAATAAACCTCAACGTACCAGATTCTCCACCTCCAACTCCAGGTTTTCTTCCCACCATCACAGttgaaaaaacaaagaatacAAAATTGAGGAAATTGTATATTGCAGGATCAGTTGTTGGGTTTTTCCTGATTGTTGTAGCATTGCTTGCTTGTGGGTTTTATGTGAAGGCCGTAAAGAAATGGAAGGGAGAGAGACTACAGTCTTTTACAGATAGAAACTCTGTACTCTCTTGCTCAACAGCCCGAAGCTCTCCTCGATCCGGACAAACTGGTAGAAGCTCTACAAATTCTTGTTTATCACCTGATCTTCTAGCCGGGATTAAATTTTCTTTGTACAACTATGGCATAGAAGATATAAAAAGAGCTACAAATGACTTCAATGAAGATACCAATAAGATTGGAGAGCAAGTCTACAAGGGATTGATTGACAATGAAAGTGTAATGATCAAGCAGATGAGATTTGAAGACACCCGCCAGGTTATAGATATGCATTCTAAGATAAATCACGTTAATATTGTGAGCCTCCATGGTGTTTGTTATGGTGAAAATGACTTTGCCTGGTCATATCTGATTTTTGAACTCCCTACCAATGGCTGCTTAAAGAACTGTTTGTCGAATCAGGCTAATCGTCTCAGCTGGCATCGAAGGACTCAAATAGCTTTTGATGTAGCAACCATTTTGCATTACTTACATTATTGTATTTTCCCTTCGTACGCTCATATGAGTGTAAATAGCAGGAATATTTACGTGACATCGAAATGGAGGGCAAAGCTAGCAAATATCGGATCGACTCTTGCTATCAGCGCATCGACAATGAATGACAAGGTTTTTACTGTCAATGGGTTGGTTGCACCACAGAATCCCATGAATGAAGCGGCATCAGTGAAAGTGGATGTTTTTGCATTTGGGGTTGTTTTGCTTGAGCTCATCTCAGGGAAAGAGGCCGCTCAAGGAACTTTCCTTAAAGATTCAATTCGATTTTTGGGAGGGGGAGCCAATGAAGGAGGTTGTTTTGAGCAATTGAGGAGTTTCATCGATCCATGTCTGAAAAATGAATATCTGATAGCTGAAGCTTTATGTTTAGCAATTTTAGCCAAGGCTTGCATAGAGGATGACCCTCTCAGAAGGCCATCCATGGATGATATCCTCAAAGTTCTTGGAAGAATGGTGTAATAATTTGTAAGCAAATATGGTAGAAAACATcagaaatattatattttctaccaggaatttaattttgactAGTCTTCTTGATGGTAGCTTGTATATGggataattaaaaatttcccCCAGAAAGCTTAATTGGCGAATGAATTCCTGAAATGTTGAGCATCTTTCTATTTTAGCTAAGATTCTTTTATTACATTTACATCTAgaaatcttatatatatacatgtatatgtattcCTAAAATTATTTCAACATTTTGTACTTTTGAACTTGGTTACTGTCCTCAGCAGGAAGCATATATCTTGTAGATGTAGAGTCATGGAAGAAGAATTATCGTGAACATACAATTacggtaaattattattaatgaccTTGCAAGTTACAATAAGAAGAAATAcagaaaacaataaataaagaagaaataaaaatcttttaaaaaaagagtTGGGAAACTCAGATTATTTACCCCTAAACATATAATCTGCATAGTTCCTCAAATCCTCAAACCGTGACATGCACATATGTTTGTTTAATATAAGATTGATCTTCTAATTCTCAACCTTATCGTCTGGTCTAAAGAGTTGAATTGATCGCTTATTTATTGATTGAAGCGGTCTTGCATTACTATCCCACTCCTGCAAAACCAAGATTGAATACATCAGAACCGGCTTctccataaatattattgatgCAGATCATATAAATTTGTTCTGACAATTTATCTGGGAAATTCAAGTAGATTGAATGGAAATAAACTCACATCATGAACAGCCACACGAAGAAATCTCACTTGCTCCCTGGTTACAGTCCTCACCTGATAACGGATGGTTAATTAATGAGCATTAGCCAAGTTATAACGTATAGCTACACacttcatatttaaattaagaaagATCACGTAGAGAGCAGGTTAATCGAACAAACCTTTCTGACAATGCTCCACACCACGTTTTCAGTACAAGGAGGAATTGTAAGAGAGCCGATGTATCTGTAATATTTTCTACTGCCAAATTTAATGTGCCTTGGATCGATCACCCCCACCGCTCTCTCTCTGTCTGTGATATCAGTAATGGCTTCTAAATGATCCATCAACTGGTAATCCACAAGTCCATAAGCAATTAGTCTTACagtattagattaaattaggaaaaaagaAGTTCAGATATCAAAGCACCCAAACTCCTTTTCGTTTCAACTTACTAGTGACAGGAAAGAATCTTGTCTTCCAATCTTGTACATGATACCTATTACAGCAACCTTGCCATCTGCACTTTCATGAACCATGTGTAGCTCTAAATCATAcctgaaaaaattataatagatgcctatatcatatattattaagaCAAAATACAGTTTTCTCATTATGGATATGGGATCGATGCACAACATGCATGATTATGTTCTTAGCTTAATGTACATCCGCCCCAAAAAAAGCGTAACTTAATCCTCGTCTGTATTATTACCTCCTTCCGTTGATAGTGTGCTCGGAAGGTGAGTGCCAATGGCACTGGTGCAGTACATACTCTGTACCCTTTATCTCTATAGCTCCTGCTTCATCTTCCCATCTCAACTGCATACACAAATTGGGTTCAGATCATTGGAAAACTTtgataatttagtaatatgatcTTTAGCTGTAAATGACAGAGAAAATAGGCAGATTTTGCACCATGAAGCATCAACATCTCACCTAATACAACTTTTTTCAAATCATACTTAACAATGATTATATATGAAAAGAGAACCATAGCCTTTTAACAACATCTGATTAAACAACGACTATGGGAAGAGAAAGGGggtagttgaaaattttgagagttCAATTTACCATCATATCATGGCCCCTGTTTCGTAAAGTGGCATTGCTGGGCTTGTAGCTTTTCTTAAGCCTCCCTAAATGGGAAACAATGTTAACTCTTTCGTTGGACATATCAATGGGAGATTGCATGGTCCCATTGCTACAAGCACCCCATTCTGCATGAATCTCTCCCCATCTTGCTGGCCCTTTTGTACTATTTGCTCCATAATCAAACTCACTTTCATCCTCTGCAACAACAACAAGAGTTCAAATGAAAACTTAGTCTGGTTCTGATGTAAATGTGGGAATCAGAAACGAAACGCCAAAGTTGCCTCACGTACCGACTTCTTGAGATCTTACCGAGAATGGATGCAAGGCAAGAAGAATGAAGAAACTGCAAACAAAGAACTGGGTTGGTAGCTTTTCCATCACCCAAGAGAAATGATTTGTGGTTAAAGAATGAAAGGGGGGAGACTGCTTTATATAGGTTGAAGTTAATTCATATCGTTTGGGGGGATTAATTAAGTgcacttcttcttttttaataacaattactaCTTTTTAATCGTACTTGTATTACGCATAAAAAAAGTTGGAGCTGCCAATTCCCAACTCCAATACTTAAATTACACTATAATTAATACGACAGATactttttttaaagtattaacaTGTCTTGGATtcccaatatatatattaccaaaGTCTCGATTTTAACATTTACAtctttgtaatattttataaccaAAGTAATTATCAACTCCCCTCTCTCCgaacatttaaattattttagtttttgtttaatttttcgtctattttaatttttaaatttatatttttattaaatcactttaaaatagatgaaaagttaacatttgttaagTGATATGACATACACGTGGACTACATATCaagatttaatgaatttttaaattataaaaatttaaaaagttataaaaaatatttctttaatattttaaaattttaagtaaatgtTTATGTATCATTCATGTGGCAATCCACATATCTCGCCATGTCAAGAatgttaaaaaacattaaatattttcatccattttaagATAATTCGACAACAAAtgcaaattcaataaaaataaataaaagactaaaaatattctataaaattgaatgaccaaataaactattaaatactcatttatttaagtaataatataGATTAAAAACATTCATCGATGTATAAAAGACAAATTCCGCACATTTATTTTTGAAGTCTAACATGGGTGTTTcttaaaatgattattatttgGTAAAAACGTTacctatatttatatatttattttttataattttaaatatatcttCATAAACACACGTCaagtatgaaattttatattttcgcttataatgtatttgataataatccttaaatcttaaataattaaaagataataacaaattttaccttccaatatttatatattttattttaattctagaaaatttaattttaactttatatatcctattaatttaatcacaaatctaaaaattaaaataaacccCTACCgcatgttaatattttattgtggttaaaattcTTACAgcataatttatgtatttttatcgaaaaggaagttttaaatatttttatttttatcaattttctaaattttaaaaactatgaCTAATTTGAAAGAATATACAAATATTGGAGagccaaatttattattatgtcaatAAAAAGACCACATCAGCAATCCATTACTAATTTAGCGGAGGAGTAACCAAAATATCAAAGATCGATAACGTTATATAACCGgtcatgttttatttatacattAAGTATTTAACTAACTTGATACCACGAGTCACTtgagtaataataaaatactcttattttacaaagtaaattatattattttgaatactttcaaaaaaaatattattatgaggGTTTTTACTTTGTGTAtctttcaaatagaaaaatagaaaatacacgcacaaaataataaatataccaTCAGAACAAAgcttaatttattagttatatcaatcttttaaaatataattgttatataaatttgtttttcacCCATATTGTGGGTGCCCGCAATCTAGTATTCTATTTCTTGTTTGGAATAAATTAAAGCTACTATTTAACACTTAGATAATATAgttcaagatttttttttcaatattataatgattaaaaactaaatatacCATCACCATCcaacttttttttcaatatcccaactttttatgtaaaaatatcttctaaaatattaaaatatacttcAAGTTCTTGTACTTttcatatgtttaaaatttaatcctcttatttttattttaaagaatctagtcattttatttttaaatttaaaaataaaaatttaattgttaacaccaataaaattattttgtttaatttaaatttattacattataattttttagaatataattaatagtgttaataattaaattcaaaatttaaaatatgaaagacatataacctaaattcttaaatatagAAAGGtgttgtaaaatattataaagctATAAAGTCAATGTGGGATGGATGGTCTGAAGGAAGCAACGGTGGAAAGAGGCCTTaccatatataatttattgtgCAGAATTATTAGAATTAGGAAATAGGGACAATAC
This sequence is a window from Gossypium raimondii isolate GPD5lz chromosome 5, ASM2569854v1, whole genome shotgun sequence. Protein-coding genes within it:
- the LOC105771204 gene encoding alpha carbonic anhydrase 7; this translates as MEKLPTQFFVCSFFILLALHPFSVRSQEVEDESEFDYGANSTKGPARWGEIHAEWGACSNGTMQSPIDMSNERVNIVSHLGRLKKSYKPSNATLRNRGHDMMLRWEDEAGAIEIKGTEYVLHQCHWHSPSEHTINGRRYDLELHMVHESADGKVAVIGIMYKIGRQDSFLSLLMDHLEAITDITDRERAVGVIDPRHIKFGSRKYYRYIGSLTIPPCTENVVWSIVRKVRTVTREQVRFLRVAVHDEWDSNARPLQSINKRSIQLFRPDDKVEN
- the LOC105771203 gene encoding lysM domain receptor-like kinase 4; protein product: MIYALFLIWVAVSSSSAQQFYDPSGCSSDTSNQGSRYTCDSAQQPCRTFLVYRANQHFGHQNLLNISALFQVESDELLDLNNIASPLETLKRGREVLVPINCSCSGEYFQASLSYRVSERTSFPEIACGVFEGLLKSLTLLQENPSQGTDVETGVKLDVPLRCACPGGFARFNGVKYLVTYPILEGDGITPLSMKFSIAPEDLLAANHLEPKSTVYPNTTVLVPLKSDPVINLNVPDSPPPTPGFLPTITVEKTKNTKLRKLYIAGSVVGFFLIVVALLACGFYVKAVKKWKGERLQSFTDRNSVLSCSTARSSPRSGQTGRSSTNSCLSPDLLAGIKFSLYNYGIEDIKRATNDFNEDTNKIGEQVYKGLIDNESVMIKQMRFEDTRQVIDMHSKINHVNIVSLHGVCYGENDFAWSYLIFELPTNGCLKNCLSNQANRLSWHRRTQIAFDVATILHYLHYCIFPSYAHMSVNSRNIYVTSKWRAKLANIGSTLAISASTMNDKVFTVNGLVAPQNPMNEAASVKVDVFAFGVVLLELISGKEAAQGTFLKDSIRFLGGGANEGGCFEQLRSFIDPCLKNEYLIAEALCLAILAKACIEDDPLRRPSMDDILKVLGRMV